The Planctomycetota bacterium sequence TGGCCGGGGTGACCCGGGACGTGGTCATGGGCCTGTGCACCAAGAATGCCATCAAGGTCCGGGAAAAACTTATGACCAAGGAAGACATCTTCACCGCGGACGAGGCATTCCTGACCAGCACCCTGATGGAGATCATGCCGATCATCGCTTGCAAGGTCGAGAACAAGAATGGCGAGATAGACACCAAGGTGATAAAGGGCGGCCAGGTCGGCCCGGTCACCCGGGTGCTCCAGACCAGTTTCCGTGATTTGCTGGAGATGGCGTAATTATATTATTAAGATTGGAAAAGACCTGATGCCGAATAATGAAACGGACCCCGGACGCTCAAAACTATCCCGGCTGGCGGACATCCTGCTGAAAATCGCCGCTTTCTTTATCATCCTGGAACCTATCTGGATGCTATTGCCCTTTGCCGGGTTCCTTTACGGCTCGGTCATGCACATCCAGATGCTCAGCAGTAATCCCAAGCTATCCTGGCTGGTCTATTTCGTCCTGCCCACCCATACGCTCTTCCCGGTCGGCATAATTTTGGTAGTAGTCGGCTTTATGATTTTCCTTATCGGCGCTTCCCAGATATACTACGCCAAACTCTTCAAAAAAGGCATGGTCACCAAAGGCATCTACCGGTTCTTCCGCCATCCGCAATATGTATCGCTGTCGATTTTCTGCATTGGCATCATCCTGACCTGGGGCCGGTTCATCACCTACATCGCCTTCTTTGTCATGCTCTGGCTCTATTATTATTTATCCAAGAGCGAGGAGCGCCAGTGCCAGGCCGCCTTCGGCGCCGAATATGACGCCTACAAGAAAACGGTCTGGTTCCTGTTCCCCGGAGAGGGGCTTCTGTTTAAGCTCTGGGCTGGCGTGCCGAAACCGAAACTGCCCAAATCGGCCGCAATTGCTGTCTCAGGCATCCTGGTTATAAGTTTTGCCATAGCCAGCGGTTTCTTTATCCAATGGGTTCGGGCTGAAACCCGGCAGACCATTCCCTGCATCCAGGCCAAGAAAACATTCACCGGAAGCTCAGCCGAGGTTGACCTGATTATGGTCAAGGGACCGGCTATGCAGGCCGCGCCTTTTGAAGCCGGGCGGACCGAGTTTATGGACAAGCAATTCCAGGCGCTGATGGCCTCGGCCAAGATAAATAAACTGCTCGGTTATCTCGGCCTGGGCGAAAAAGATACTGTTCTGGTCTTCCTGACTCCGGGAAAAAATTGGCACGACCAGATGGGCCGGCACGACTCCAATAAAGTTGATTTATTTATTCTTGTCCTGAATACCCCGGTCAAATACAATGGCGCTAATTTCAGTCAATTCCGGCGCGCTTGGGCCATCCGCAAGGCCGTATTCGTGGACGATTTCTCATATCAGGCGTTCAAGGAAGGCAAAGACCCGGCCCAGGGTGAGATGACCATTCCGGGACCGCCGCGGGGTGAA is a genomic window containing:
- a CDS encoding isoprenylcysteine carboxylmethyltransferase family protein translates to MPNNETDPGRSKLSRLADILLKIAAFFIILEPIWMLLPFAGFLYGSVMHIQMLSSNPKLSWLVYFVLPTHTLFPVGIILVVVGFMIFLIGASQIYYAKLFKKGMVTKGIYRFFRHPQYVSLSIFCIGIILTWGRFITYIAFFVMLWLYYYLSKSEERQCQAAFGAEYDAYKKTVWFLFPGEGLLFKLWAGVPKPKLPKSAAIAVSGILVISFAIASGFFIQWVRAETRQTIPCIQAKKTFTGSSAEVDLIMVKGPAMQAAPFEAGRTEFMDKQFQALMASAKINKLLGYLGLGEKDTVLVFLTPGKNWHDQMGRHDSNKVDLFILVLNTPVKYNGANFSQFRRAWAIRKAVFVDDFSYQAFKEGKDPAQGEMTIPGPPRGEFPEFLRVKFEERVDFFLSGL